The stretch of DNA TTTATGCCGTTTTAGGTAATTATGGAGTAAACTTAGTATTTCCTCGTTTGGGCGAAGTATGGCGTTGTACTATGATTACTCGTTACGAGAAAATTCCTTTTACTAAATTATTCGGAACTCTTATTACAGATCGCCTTGCCGATACAATGATGGTAGCACTTATTGTTATTGCAGCATTTATAATGAATGTACCTTATTTTAATAGTTTTTTTGAACAACACCCTGAAGTCTTCAATAGTTTTAATAACATTATAACATCGGTATGGACTTATGTTTCTGTTGTTGCATTAGTTGCAGTAGTATGGTTGTTTTACTATTTGTTTAGACATCACCCTTTGGTGAAAAAGATAAAACAAATGCTTGCCAGTGTATGGGAAGGAATACATACTATTTCGGTAATGAAAGAGAGAAGATTATTTATTTTCTATACAATTCTTATTTGGTTAGGATATTATTTATACTTTTACATTTGTTTTTACGCATTCCCCTTTACCGAAAGTTTAGGTTGGAATTGCGGATTAATAGCTTTTGGTATGAGTAGCGTAGCCGTTGCAGTGCCTGTGCAAGGAAGTATAGGACCTTGGCACGCTATGGTAATAGCAGTGTTGATAGGTTTTGGAGTTACATCGATAGATGCAGGAGCTTTTGCTTTTTGTGTACACACTATACAACAATTAGTATTTACCGCCGCATTTGGATTGTTTGGAGTAATAGCACTACCAATAGCAAATAAAGGAAAGTGAAACTTATAAAAATATAATCATGGAAAACAGCATTTTGAATCTTAAGCCTTCGAATGTTTGGAAGCACTTTTACGCATTAACACAAATTCCTCGTCCTTCAGGACAAATGGAAGAGATAACTAAATTTGTAGAAAACTTTGGTAAATCATTAAAGTTAGAAACTCTTCGCGATGAAGCTGGTAATATATGTATTCGCAAACCAGCAACTAAAGGTTACGAAAATAAAAAAACAATTATTCTGCAATCGCACTTAGATATGGTGCCGCAAGCTAATTCCGACATTAATTTCGATTTCTCTCAAGATGCGATACAGGCTTATGTAGATGGTGATTGGGTAAAAGCTAAAGGAACAACATTAGGAGCCGATAACGGAATAGGAGTTGCTGCTACTATGGCTGTATTAGAAGCTACAGACTTAGAGCACGGTCCGTTAGAAGGAGTTTTTACAATCGACGAAGAAACAGGAATGTTTGGAGCAGTAGCTATTCGTCCCGGATTTATAGAAGGAAAAATAATGCTTAACTTAGATTCGGAACTTGATGGCGAACTATACATAGGTTGTGCAGGTGGAGCTGATGTAGAAATACAATTTCAGTACGAAGACGAAGAGTGGATATCTAAAGACGATATTGCAGTAAAAGTTTCTTTAACCGGACTTAAAGGCGGACACAGTGGAGTAGATATTCATCTTGGCAGAGCTAATGCTAATAAGCTTATGTTTCGTTTCTTAAAAGAAGCTATGCAAACTTACAACATTCGTCTTTCTTCAATATCTGGAGGAACTTTGCGTAACGCTATCCCAAGAGAAGCATTTGCAATTATCGTTATAGACGGAAAAGATAAATACGATAAAGTTAAAGCGATGATTGCAGGCTATGAAGATTTGTTTAATCAAGAATATAAAGGAATAGAAAACAAGATAAATTTCAAATCTGAGTTTGTAGATATAACAACCGATATGAAACTTATTCCTAAAAACATACAAACTAAACTTACTCACGCAATAACAGCTTGTCCTAACGGAGTGGTAAATATGTTTGCAGAACTTGATAACACTGTCGAAACGTCTATTAACGCAGCTATTGTAAAATCAGAAGAAGGAATTACCGATGTAAAGTTTTTAGCTCGTAGTTCTTCCGAAAGCAAAAAGATGGCTATTTGTAGTGCAGCCGAAAGTGTATTTGCATTGGCAGACGCCGATAGCATAGAAACAGGTAATAGTTATCCGGGCTGGGATCCAAATCCACAATCAGAAATACTGGCAATAATGTCTGATGTGTATGAAAAACAAAGAGGAGAAAAACCCAAAGTACAAGTAATGCACGCAGGCTTAGAGTGTGGAATTATACTTTCTAATGTTCCTGGTTTAGATACCGTATCATTCGGGCCAACAATTAGATTCCCTCATTCTCCAGATGAAAAAGTTGAAATAGCATCTGTAGAGAAGTTTTGGAACTATTTAGTAGAGATATTAAAGCAAGCTCCAAATAAATAATAGTATAACGATTAAACTTATTGAGGGTTTAGTTTGTCATATACTCATAGTAATAACAACTAATAAAAAGTAAAATCATGAAGAAGTTTGTATTATTTGGGCTTTTAGCCTTACTGTTTAGTTCGTGCGAAGATGACGTTACTCAGGTTGTAGAGCCTGGAAGTTTTTCAAAAGTGTACAGCATACACATCGATGATATGGAAAGAGTTGTTGATGAAAGCGGAGCGTACTTTTTTTATAGCTTTAAAGAACGAGAATTAACAAACTATATTTTCAACAACGGAGTTATGCAAGCTTTCCTTTATTATAAAATAGACGGAAAAAGTACTCTATGTCCTCTTCCTTTTAGCGACTTTATTGTTGATGAATATAATTATAAATGGGAAGAGCAACTAACCGTAGAGTTTCAACCAGGATATATTAATTTTATATTGAAGTTAGACGACCACGCAATATCTGAGGGAGCAGCTTATTTTGAGTACGATATATTAGTGAAATTTTTGTGGTAAGGGGTTAAAAACCATCTTCAAAGAAGCAAATAACGGCTCAGACGAAATGAAAACCAATACCATATTGATACTTAGTCAACACGGCATCATTAAAGTAGTATCAGTATAACGAAAGGAAATAAATATGGAAAATAATTTAGGCAAAATGCTTATTTATCAGAATGAAAAAGGGAACACTAAAATTGATGTCTTTTTTCATAATGAAAATATTTGGATGACACAAAAATCGTTAGCCGAGTTATATCAGGTTACAGTACCAACTGTTAATGAGCATATTAAAGCGATTATAAATGATGGAGAGGTAGATGGAGCGGCAACTATTCGGAAATTCCTAATAGTTCAAATTGAAGGAGAAAGAGCAGTAGAAAGAGAACCCTTGCATTATAGTTTTGAAATGATATTGGCTATTGGTTATAGGGTAAGGTCGAAAGTAGGAATTCATTTTCGCAATTGGGCAACCTCTATTTTGAGAGAATATGTACAAAAAGGGTTTGCTATGAATGATGAAAGATTGAAAAATCCTAAGCCTTTTGGTGTTGATTATTTCGATGAGCTTTTAGAGAGAATAAAGGATATTAGGGCTTCGGAAGCTCGTTTTTACGAAAAGATCAAAGCCATTTATGCAACTTCATTTGATTATGATAAAGATGACGAAAAAGCTCAACTATTCTTTCAGACTGTACAGAATAAAATGCATTATAGCATTCATGGACATACAGCCGCAGAGCTTATAGCCTTACGAGCTGACTCAAGCCAAGACAATATGGGTTTAACTTCATTCAAGGGAGCAAGAGTAAGAAAAGGAGATATAAATATTGCTAAAAACTACTTGACAGAAGAAGAAGTTTCTGAGCTTAATAGGATTGTTGTTATGTATCTTGATTATGCAGAAGATCAAGCACGAAGGCATCAGAAAATGTATATGGCAGATTGGGAAATTAAATTGAATGATTTTATGCAGTTTACAGGAAGAACTGTTCTGACAAATGCAGGAACAGTAAGTGCAGATATGGCAAAGCAAAAGGCAGAAATTGAATATAGAAAATTTGACTTAAACAGAAAACAAATAGGAGAGGATATTTCTAATTTGATTTCAGAAGTAAAACAAATTAAAATTAGTAAGGATAATTGAGTATTGTGGCAAAGAAAAATATTAAACATACGTATATTTTTTTCTGCACAAACTACAAGATTGTTAAAAATCGCACTTCGATATTAAAAAATCTGACTGTGTTTTTGCTCTAATCTCAGTGAGTTGTGAGGTAAAATACAGTCAGATTTTTTAATAATACACTGAGTTTTGTGAAAAGCTACTAATTCTCTAAAAATCCCATATTTCATCGGTGTTTTCCCAATTTTTATCTTTTGGTTTTTATTGTTTAACTTATGCCTAAACTACCTCTCCCTGGTAGTTTTATTTTTGCACCCTTCACTTCTTGTAACTTATTGAGCCGTAACGGAAAAGTGTGAAGGCAAGGGTGAAAGCGTGAAGGCACACCAAAAAAAGTAGCATTTTAAGATAAAATGCCTTATTTGCACTTCCAAAATAAAGAACAAACAATCGCACGCTGTACTTTTAAAAAACTTTGAGTATCTTTGCAACTTACTATTTTATTAATGAAAAATATTCGTAATTTTTGTATTATAGCTCATATCGACCATGGTAAAAGTACTTTGGCCGATCGTTTATTAGAGTATACTAAAACTGTAGAAGGGAAATCTATGCAAGCCCAGTTATTAGATGATATGGACTTGGAACGTGAACGTGGAATAACTATTAAAAGTCATGCTATTCAAATGAAGTATAACTATAAAGGAGAAGAATACATTCTTAACCTTATAGATACTCCAGGGCACGTCGACTTTTCGTACGAAGTTTCTCGTTCCATAGCTGCTTGCGAGGGTGCTTTGCTTATTGTAGATGCCGCACAAGGTATACAGGCTCAAACTATTTCTAACCTATATATGGCAATAGAGAATGATCTTGAGATTATTCCCGTAATGAATAAAATAGACTTAGCAAACGCTATGCCTGAAGAGGTTGAAGACCAAATCGTAGAACTATTAGGTATAGATAGAAAAGAAATACTACGCGCAAGTGGAAAAACAGGAGAGGGTGTATTTGATATACTAAATGCGGTAGTTGAAAAAGTTCCAGCTCCTAAAGGAGACCCAGATGCACCACTACAAGCTTTAATATTTGATTCGGTATTTAATCCTTTTAGAGGTATAATAGCTTATTTCAAAATTGTAAATGGGTCAATTAAAAAAGGCGACTTAGTAAAATTTGTTGCTACAGAAAAAGAATACGAAGCTGATGAAGTGGGGGTATTAAAATTAAATATGTTACCTCAACAAGAAATAAGCTGTGGTAATGTAGGGTATATTATTTCTGGAATAAAAGTATCTAAAGAGGTTAAAGTAGGAGATACAATTACTCACGTTAAACGTCCGTGCGATAAGGCTATAGAAGGTTTTGAAGAAGTTAAACCTATGGTTTTTGCAGGACTTTATCCTATTGATAGCGAAGATTTTGAAAATCTACGAGCTTCGTTAGAAAAACTACAATTAAACGATGCGTCATTAACCTTTCAACCTGAGTCTTCGATAGCTTTAGGCTTCGGATTTCGTTGTGGATTTTTAGGTTTATTACACATGGAGATAGTACAAGAACGTTTAGACCGTGAGTTTAATATGGATGTTATAACTACCGTTCCTAACGTATCTTACAATGTTTATGATAAACAAGGAGAGTGTAGAGAGGTTCATAACCCTGCAGGTTTGCCAGAGCCTACTCTTATCGACCACATAGAAGAGCCTTACATTAGAGCTTCGGTTATTACAAGCACTAAATATATTGGACCAATAATGACTCTTTGTCTTGGTAAAAGAGGTATATTAGTGAAGCAAGATTATATATCGGGAGATCGTGTAGAGATTATATACGATTTACCTTTGGGCGAAATTGTTATCGACTTCTACGATAAACTAAAAAGTATCTCCAAAGGATATGCATCTTTCGATTATCATATGCACGATTATCGTCCCTCTAAATTGGTTAAGTTAGATATATTGTTAAATGGAGAGCAAGTTGATGCTCTTTCTACACTAACACACTTTGATAATGCCGTAACTTTTGGTAGACGAATGTGTGAAAAACTAAAAGAACTTATTCCTCGTCAACAATTTGATGTGGCAATTCAGGCTGCAATAGGGGCTAAGATTATAGCAAGAGAAACAATTAAGGCGGTGCGTAAAGATGTTACGGCTAAATGTTATGGAGGTGATATAAGCCGAAAACGTAAATTGTTAGAAAAACAAAAAGAAGGAAAGAAAAGAATGAAACAGGTAGGAAATGTAGAAGTTCCTCAAAAGGCTTTCCTTGCTGTGCTGAAGCTGGATTAGAATACAGAATTGTAAGACTCAAATAGAACTAATACTAATATTTAAATTTAATTATCATGAAAAAAAGATTACTATTTTTTGTAATCTGTTTTATGGCAATAACCTTTGGGCAAGATTTATTGGCTCAATCTGAATTGCCTAAAACAAGTACAAAAACAGACCCTGTGTGGTATTACATTAAGGTTAAGGGAAGTATAGCTTCGCGACAAAACAGATTGTTTACTGCAAGTAGCGATAATGTAGTTGGTAGTTATATGGATAATGTAACTCCAACCAATAGGAATAACTACTTGTGGCGTTTTGAAAAAAACGGCGATGTGATTAATATTGTTAGCAAACAAAACAACTTATTGTTAACAATAAGCGATAAATCGGAGCTTACAACAGCTGCAAACTCTAATGTTACTTGGGAAATTATACCTTCTGCTTCGGTAACAAAACAAGGCTATTTTCAAATAAAATCAAATACGGGTAAATATGCTACTCAAGGTAGTGCAACTGTAGAATACGTAGTGCAAGCAGCAGCAACAGGAGGCACAGATAATTCGTTATTCTCTTTCTTAAGATTTGACGATAGTGAACCTCAAGTAAGCACTAATACGGATATATGGTACTATATAAAGAGTGCAGAAACTGGGCAAAGAGATAAATATATAACAGATGTGAATGCTTCGACGACCGACATTGTTAAATTTAAAGTTTTAACAAAAGAAACTGACGATGAAAAGCTTTGTTATCAACAATGGAAAGTAATTAAACCTACCGATACAAGTTCTACAATGCATTTTGTTAATAGAGCTACAGGGAATGTGATTAAAACAGCTTACGATTACAATAGCTATTTTAATGTTCAATCGGCAACAGAAGTAGGAGAGAGTAATGGTTGGAAACTTTCTTTTATAAATTTAGACCAATTTGCAATATCTGGATTAGATGCTCAAGGCATTACAGGGTATCTAAATTCTTCTTCAACCTTAAAGCCAGCTACTGCTATTCCTTTAGATGTGGAGTTTCTAAATTCGTCTTATGCTTGGCGTTTTGTAGAGATAGAAACAGATACACATATAAATAAAAACATATCAAATCCTTTTGAAAATGTAGATATAAGAGTAGAAGATAGAAGAGTAATTGTAGAAGGAGCAAACGATTATTCTGTTTATCACATTTCAGGATTTCAGGTTGGTAAAGATATTCAACTGCCAGTTGGTGTTTATCTTATCGTAATAAACGGTAGCACTAAGTCTATATTGGTTAAATAATGATTAAATACACAACGCCATGAACAAAATAAAATACACATTAATCGCATTGGTAATTGTTTTTAGTAATATAACCAGTTATGCGCAAGACGAGAGAATACTATCATTTACAATTGATCCTATACACACTATCCAAAATTTATCAGATATTAAAGTTAAGGTTAAGAGTGCAACAGCATCTGAGTTTGAAGATGGGGAAAATATAGATAAAGCTCTTGATGGTGATATGAATACTATGTATCATTCGAGTTACGACAATACTGTGTTCCCTGTTACTCTTCAATTTAATTTTGAAGACAACACTATTCTCGATAATTTCATTTATTATCCAAGAATAAAAGGAAGTAATGGTTGTTTTGAAGAAATTGAGGTTTTGTATAAACTTAAAGACGAGAAAGAAACATCTATTGGTAAATTTAATTTCCAAGGAAGTTATTCGCCTTCCAAGGTTACATTCCCAAATACATTAGAAAATGTAGAATATGTTAAGATATTGGTGAATTCAGGATTGGGTTTTTTAGATTTCAAATTTGCCAGTTGTGCAGAGATAGAGTTTTATAGAGCAAATTCGAATGTTAACTTATCTGATTACTTTATCGACGATGTTTATTCGGGAATTAAAGAAGGTGTAACAAAAGAAGACATAATGGCTACTGATATGCCATTATTCTTTAAGATTTTAGCTGCTGAATTTATAGAAGGTACATACTCTAAAGCAAGAATAAGAGACTATGAAGCCTATCGACCAGTAACAGCATTAAAAGCAGAACTTAAAACAAACAATAACTACAACCAATACGAGAATCCGACAGGGATATATATAGAAGCTAATAAACAAATAGCTATATTTGTGGGAGAGACTCACGGTGAAAGCCTATCTTTTAATGTTAGGAATTGGAATACGGGAGAGGAGAGAATTTACATTTTATCAAAAGGTATTAATTTCATTACTTCAGCAGTAGAAGGGAACTCTTATATTGATTATTATACTAATAATTTCAAAACAGCAAAACCTATCCGTATTCATATTTATGGAGGTAAAGATAATGGAGTATTTTATGGTAATGGTATTTCTACTAACGACGATTGGAAAGCTTTATTAGCAAATGCCTCAAGCGATTATCTTGATATAGTAGGTAAATACGTAAACCTTACTTATTATGTTTCGGCACTAAAAACTCATTGTCCGTCAACAGGTGTAGAACTTATTAATATTTACGACGAAATAATAGAACATCAATTTGAATTGATGGGATTGTTTAAATATGAAAGAGTGCCTAAAAACCATATGTTTGGTAGAAATACATTAACTGGATTTATGTCGGCTGGAGCTATTGGAGCAAACTTTCAATACGGAACTTTAAGTGATATTGGTAATTTTGAGAAAATTGTACAAGGAGGTAATAGTTGGGGGATTGCTCACGAGTTCGGACACATAAACCAAATAAGTCCGGATCTGAGATGGGTTGGAACAGCAGAGTGCACAAACAACGTTTATTCTTCTTACACTCAATATGTTTTACAGAAAAAATATTCTAAATTAGACTTGCGTTTAGAACACGAAACCTGCAAAGATGTATTAGACAGTGAAGGCGGAGTAAGTGTTATTGGTGGAAGATTTAATGCTTATCTGCATTATGGTGTGTTAAAAGGAGAAAATTGGATATTTCAATGGGGACCAGATGCAGGTCAAGATAGAACTTCGTCTGATCACTTTGTGAAATTAGTTCCTCTATGGCAGCTTAACTTATACTTCAAGATAGTAGAAGGAGCCGAATGGAGTCAACCTCATTGGTATGCCGATATTTGTGAATTAGTAAGATTAGACACAAAGAGCTATTCGCACGGACAACGCCAGATAAACTTTATAAAAAGAGCTTGTGAAGTTACAAAAACAGACTTAACAGAGTTTTTTGAAAAAGCAGGAATGTTAAAACCTATCAGCAAAACGTTAGACGATTATGGATATGGTACTTTAACAATAACAGAAGCTATGTGTAAGGAAGTAAAAGACTATGTTGCTGCAAACCCTTCTTGGAAAAAACCTGATGGAATGATTAATTATATTAGTGGTAATACTGTAGATATTTACGAAAATAAAGAAAACGTTGTAGGTACTCTTAATGCAGGTGTAAAAGGAGAGGGAGTTTCAAGAACCATCAGTCATTCGGTTTGGAAAAATGCTGTTGCTTATGAAACGTACAAAGAGAATGAACTTGTACGTATAACTATGGCTGGTACAGGAACAAAAGATAATTCATCAACACGTGTTCCTTACCCAGCAGGATCAACTAAAATTGTAGCTGTATCGTGGAACGGAGTTAGAACAACCGTTTATCAGCCAAATTAATCGTTTTGTTTATTTTTTGATAATATAAAACTGTAAGTAAGACACAAATTGAGATGAAAAATCTATCAATTTGTGTCTTCTTTATTTATAAACTACAACTTTTAACCTCTTTTATTTGGATAATTATTATTTAATGCTTTATTTTGCACTATAATAGCGTTTTATGCTTTGATGACATCGCAATTAAATTAAAATTATAAATAAAATTAATTATCCATGAAAAAGAAAGTTTTACTTATCTTATTTTGTTTTATGGTAGCATTGAGTCCTGAATTGATGGCTCAATCAGAAGCACCTAAAACTAGTACAGCAGCAAATCCTGTATGGTATTATGTTAAAGTTAAAGGTAGTATAGCCACAAGACAAGACAGGTTATTCTCCGTTAGCGGAAATGATGTGTATGGCGGTTATATGAAAGATGTAACCAGTTCTAACCGTAATTATTATTTGTGGCGCTTTGAGGAAGATGGCGACTCTTATAAAATTATTAGCAAGAGAAGTAATAGAGTATTAAGTATAAAAACTGATGCCGACAAAAAAACAGACATTCTTACAACTATTACATCAAGAGCAGATACTACAGGTTTGAGTTGGAGTGTTATTGCTCATGCAACAAAAAAAGGATACTTTCAGATTAAATCAAGCACAGGAAAGTTTGCTACTCAATCAAGTTCAAGCCTTGAGTATGTAATTCAAGCAGCAGCTTCTGGAATTACCGACAATTCTTTATTCCATTTTATTTTGTGCGACGATACTCCTCCTACAGCGAGTACCAACGATAACGAAGTTTGGTATTATATCAATAGTGCACAAACAGGTAATACAGATAAATGTATAACAGACATAAATGCTTCAGCTAATGATGCGGTTAAGTTTGAACTTTTACCTAAAGGCACAAACAAAGATGAAAACTATAACCAACAATGGAAAATAGTTAAACCTACAACCGCAAGTTCTGTTATGCACTTTGTAAACA from Dysgonomonadaceae bacterium PH5-43 encodes:
- a CDS encoding hypothetical protein (product_source=Hypo-rule applied; cath_funfam=3.10.450.130; cleavage_site_network=SignalP-noTM; superfamily=50370), which encodes MKKKVLLILFCFMVALSPELMAQSEAPKTSTAANPVWYYVKVKGSIATRQDRLFSVSGNDVYGGYMKDVTSSNRNYYLWRFEEDGDSYKIISKRSNRVLSIKTDADKKTDILTTITSRADTTGLSWSVIAHATKKGYFQIKSSTGKFATQSSSSLEYVIQAAASGITDNSLFHFILCDDTPPTASTNDNEVWYYINSAQTGNTDKCITDINASANDAVKFELLPKGTNKDENYNQQWKIVKPTTASSVMHFVNRETGNVINTAYDYNSYFNAQSTSDIEESNGWRLTFINLTQFKISGLDANGITGYLNASSTLSPAEEIPTTEEFFDSAFAWTFELVDKPNSIDEIPVTNPLENVNFRVEDRRIIVEGTDNYSVYHISGFKVSKDIQLPVGVYLLNINGKTISILVK
- a CDS encoding hypothetical protein (product_source=Hypo-rule applied; cath_funfam=3.30.1360.70; superfamily=55909) produces the protein MKKFVLFGLLALLFSSCEDDVTQVVEPGSFSKVYSIHIDDMERVVDESGAYFFYSFKERELTNYIFNNGVMQAFLYYKIDGKSTLCPLPFSDFIVDEYNYKWEEQLTVEFQPGYINFILKLDDHAISEGAAYFEYDILVKFLW
- a CDS encoding uncharacterized protein (TIRG00374 family) (product_source=TIGR00374; ko=KO:K07027; pfam=PF03706; superfamily=48371; tigrfam=TIGR00374; transmembrane_helix_parts=Inside_1_11,TMhelix_12_31,Outside_32_45,TMhelix_46_64,Inside_65_136,TMhelix_137_156,Outside_157_170,TMhelix_171_193,Inside_194_223,TMhelix_224_246,Outside_247_281,TMhelix_282_304,Inside_305_310,TMhelix_311_328,Outside_329_332) is translated as MNNKLKAGLIKFAKTFFPLLFGLFIFWLVFRSMDFNEIMSILKQDVNWWFIALSLPFGLLANIVRAYRWNLLIAPLGFTPKKSNLVYAVLGNYGVNLVFPRLGEVWRCTMITRYEKIPFTKLFGTLITDRLADTMMVALIVIAAFIMNVPYFNSFFEQHPEVFNSFNNIITSVWTYVSVVALVAVVWLFYYLFRHHPLVKKIKQMLASVWEGIHTISVMKERRLFIFYTILIWLGYYLYFYICFYAFPFTESLGWNCGLIAFGMSSVAVAVPVQGSIGPWHAMVIAVLIGFGVTSIDAGAFAFCVHTIQQLVFTAAFGLFGVIALPIANKGK
- a CDS encoding dipeptidase D (product_source=KO:K01270; cath_funfam=3.40.630.10; cog=COG2195; ko=KO:K01270; pfam=PF01546,PF07687; superfamily=53187; tigrfam=TIGR01893) — protein: MENSILNLKPSNVWKHFYALTQIPRPSGQMEEITKFVENFGKSLKLETLRDEAGNICIRKPATKGYENKKTIILQSHLDMVPQANSDINFDFSQDAIQAYVDGDWVKAKGTTLGADNGIGVAATMAVLEATDLEHGPLEGVFTIDEETGMFGAVAIRPGFIEGKIMLNLDSELDGELYIGCAGGADVEIQFQYEDEEWISKDDIAVKVSLTGLKGGHSGVDIHLGRANANKLMFRFLKEAMQTYNIRLSSISGGTLRNAIPREAFAIIVIDGKDKYDKVKAMIAGYEDLFNQEYKGIENKINFKSEFVDITTDMKLIPKNIQTKLTHAITACPNGVVNMFAELDNTVETSINAAIVKSEEGITDVKFLARSSSESKKMAICSAAESVFALADADSIETGNSYPGWDPNPQSEILAIMSDVYEKQRGEKPKVQVMHAGLECGIILSNVPGLDTVSFGPTIRFPHSPDEKVEIASVEKFWNYLVEILKQAPNK
- a CDS encoding hypothetical protein (product_source=Hypo-rule applied) codes for the protein MKYGIFRELVAFHKTQCIIKKSDCILPHNSLRLEQKHSQIF
- a CDS encoding hypothetical protein (product_source=Hypo-rule applied; cath_funfam=2.60.120.260; pfam=PF00754,PF13402,PF17291; smart=SM01276; superfamily=49785,54909), with translation MNKIKYTLIALVIVFSNITSYAQDERILSFTIDPIHTIQNLSDIKVKVKSATASEFEDGENIDKALDGDMNTMYHSSYDNTVFPVTLQFNFEDNTILDNFIYYPRIKGSNGCFEEIEVLYKLKDEKETSIGKFNFQGSYSPSKVTFPNTLENVEYVKILVNSGLGFLDFKFASCAEIEFYRANSNVNLSDYFIDDVYSGIKEGVTKEDIMATDMPLFFKILAAEFIEGTYSKARIRDYEAYRPVTALKAELKTNNNYNQYENPTGIYIEANKQIAIFVGETHGESLSFNVRNWNTGEERIYILSKGINFITSAVEGNSYIDYYTNNFKTAKPIRIHIYGGKDNGVFYGNGISTNDDWKALLANASSDYLDIVGKYVNLTYYVSALKTHCPSTGVELINIYDEIIEHQFELMGLFKYERVPKNHMFGRNTLTGFMSAGAIGANFQYGTLSDIGNFEKIVQGGNSWGIAHEFGHINQISPDLRWVGTAECTNNVYSSYTQYVLQKKYSKLDLRLEHETCKDVLDSEGGVSVIGGRFNAYLHYGVLKGENWIFQWGPDAGQDRTSSDHFVKLVPLWQLNLYFKIVEGAEWSQPHWYADICELVRLDTKSYSHGQRQINFIKRACEVTKTDLTEFFEKAGMLKPISKTLDDYGYGTLTITEAMCKEVKDYVAANPSWKKPDGMINYISGNTVDIYENKENVVGTLNAGVKGEGVSRTISHSVWKNAVAYETYKENELVRITMAGTGTKDNSSTRVPYPAGSTKIVAVSWNGVRTTVYQPN
- a CDS encoding hypothetical protein (product_source=COG3943; cog=COG3943; pfam=PF13310; superfamily=46785) → MLIYQNEKGNTKIDVFFHNENIWMTQKSLAELYQVTVPTVNEHIKAIINDGEVDGAATIRKFLIVQIEGERAVEREPLHYSFEMILAIGYRVRSKVGIHFRNWATSILREYVQKGFAMNDERLKNPKPFGVDYFDELLERIKDIRASEARFYEKIKAIYATSFDYDKDDEKAQLFFQTVQNKMHYSIHGHTAAELIALRADSSQDNMGLTSFKGARVRKGDINIAKNYLTEEEVSELNRIVVMYLDYAEDQARRHQKMYMADWEIKLNDFMQFTGRTVLTNAGTVSADMAKQKAEIEYRKFDLNRKQIGEDISNLISEVKQIKISKDN
- a CDS encoding GTP-binding protein LepA (product_source=KO:K03596; cath_funfam=2.40.30.10,3.30.70.240,3.30.70.870,3.40.50.300; cog=COG0481; ko=KO:K03596; pfam=PF00009,PF00679,PF03144,PF06421; superfamily=52540,54980; tigrfam=TIGR01393), which gives rise to MKNIRNFCIIAHIDHGKSTLADRLLEYTKTVEGKSMQAQLLDDMDLERERGITIKSHAIQMKYNYKGEEYILNLIDTPGHVDFSYEVSRSIAACEGALLIVDAAQGIQAQTISNLYMAIENDLEIIPVMNKIDLANAMPEEVEDQIVELLGIDRKEILRASGKTGEGVFDILNAVVEKVPAPKGDPDAPLQALIFDSVFNPFRGIIAYFKIVNGSIKKGDLVKFVATEKEYEADEVGVLKLNMLPQQEISCGNVGYIISGIKVSKEVKVGDTITHVKRPCDKAIEGFEEVKPMVFAGLYPIDSEDFENLRASLEKLQLNDASLTFQPESSIALGFGFRCGFLGLLHMEIVQERLDREFNMDVITTVPNVSYNVYDKQGECREVHNPAGLPEPTLIDHIEEPYIRASVITSTKYIGPIMTLCLGKRGILVKQDYISGDRVEIIYDLPLGEIVIDFYDKLKSISKGYASFDYHMHDYRPSKLVKLDILLNGEQVDALSTLTHFDNAVTFGRRMCEKLKELIPRQQFDVAIQAAIGAKIIARETIKAVRKDVTAKCYGGDISRKRKLLEKQKEGKKRMKQVGNVEVPQKAFLAVLKLD
- a CDS encoding hypothetical protein (product_source=Hypo-rule applied; cleavage_site_network=SignalP-noTM; superfamily=50370; transmembrane_helix_parts=Inside_1_4,TMhelix_5_23,Outside_24_400), whose amino-acid sequence is MKKRLLFFVICFMAITFGQDLLAQSELPKTSTKTDPVWYYIKVKGSIASRQNRLFTASSDNVVGSYMDNVTPTNRNNYLWRFEKNGDVINIVSKQNNLLLTISDKSELTTAANSNVTWEIIPSASVTKQGYFQIKSNTGKYATQGSATVEYVVQAAATGGTDNSLFSFLRFDDSEPQVSTNTDIWYYIKSAETGQRDKYITDVNASTTDIVKFKVLTKETDDEKLCYQQWKVIKPTDTSSTMHFVNRATGNVIKTAYDYNSYFNVQSATEVGESNGWKLSFINLDQFAISGLDAQGITGYLNSSSTLKPATAIPLDVEFLNSSYAWRFVEIETDTHINKNISNPFENVDIRVEDRRVIVEGANDYSVYHISGFQVGKDIQLPVGVYLIVINGSTKSILVK